One segment of Labilithrix sp. DNA contains the following:
- a CDS encoding serine/threonine protein phosphatase yields the protein MITFSDDPQRAEQEMHAVIFYLVTFGYIDGDFDAAEKSFVRQIIRKLIEHRAETAMPDAAPEVKSEIIEKFTKHFHEVFEGIDANVRELFTESVSSNEDPKAFVHSKLKVRCFEIFQSFDTNGQTQLMDLIDSLLLADGVAHPAEVQFRSELAQLLEADLEMELTPADDPSESQTRISVGKPVNAGQSQADHPFFKPFEFHFSSNPDALGRQVGADRALLDQALATLEEQRRKGSGRLTGKKSLADVAPGEAFLDGHTYVRKPKPGHRTELTVLGDLHGCYSILKATVLQSRFFERVDAYRKNPGVEPYPLLVLLGDYIDRGRFSLNGVLRTVLQLFVTAPDHVIMLRGNHEYYVEVNGTMYGGVKPAEAINSLKPHLPVDVFRHYRTLFEAMPNVFLFDRFMFVHGGIPKDRAIKEKWKDLSSLNDGDLRFQMMWSDPSTADVIPADLQDQAARFAFGRMQFRAFMQRVGANTMMRGHEKIIDGFHAVYDDELGRLLTLFSAGGKDNNDLPAESAYRDVTPMACTITHDGQTANVVPWSPDWRSYNDPERNAFFKVAPEIEHGRA from the coding sequence ATGATCACCTTCAGCGACGATCCGCAGCGCGCCGAGCAGGAGATGCATGCGGTCATCTTCTACCTCGTAACGTTCGGCTACATCGACGGCGACTTCGACGCGGCGGAGAAGAGCTTCGTCCGCCAGATCATCCGCAAGCTCATCGAGCACCGCGCCGAGACGGCGATGCCGGACGCGGCGCCGGAGGTGAAGTCGGAGATCATCGAGAAGTTCACGAAGCACTTCCACGAGGTGTTCGAGGGCATCGACGCGAACGTGCGCGAGCTCTTCACCGAGAGCGTCTCCTCCAACGAGGACCCGAAGGCGTTCGTGCACTCGAAGCTGAAGGTGCGGTGCTTCGAGATCTTCCAGAGCTTCGACACGAACGGCCAGACGCAGCTCATGGACCTCATCGACTCGCTGCTCCTCGCCGACGGCGTGGCGCACCCGGCCGAGGTCCAGTTCCGGAGCGAGCTCGCGCAGCTGCTCGAGGCCGACCTCGAGATGGAGCTCACCCCGGCCGACGATCCGAGCGAGTCGCAAACGCGCATCTCGGTCGGCAAGCCGGTGAACGCGGGCCAGTCGCAGGCCGATCACCCGTTCTTCAAGCCGTTCGAGTTCCACTTCTCCTCGAACCCCGACGCGCTCGGGCGGCAGGTCGGCGCCGACCGCGCGCTCCTCGATCAGGCGCTCGCGACGCTCGAGGAGCAGCGGCGGAAGGGGAGCGGCCGCCTCACGGGGAAGAAGTCGCTCGCCGACGTCGCGCCCGGCGAGGCGTTCCTCGACGGCCACACCTACGTGCGGAAGCCGAAGCCCGGCCACCGCACGGAGCTCACCGTCCTCGGCGATCTCCACGGCTGCTACAGCATCCTGAAGGCGACCGTGCTCCAGAGCCGCTTCTTCGAGCGCGTCGACGCGTACCGCAAGAACCCTGGCGTCGAGCCTTATCCGCTCCTCGTCCTCCTCGGCGACTACATCGATCGCGGCCGCTTCAGCCTCAACGGCGTGCTCCGCACGGTGCTGCAGCTCTTCGTGACCGCGCCCGATCACGTGATCATGCTGCGCGGCAACCACGAGTACTACGTCGAGGTGAACGGCACGATGTACGGCGGCGTGAAGCCGGCGGAGGCGATCAACTCGCTGAAGCCGCACCTCCCCGTCGACGTGTTCCGGCACTACCGCACGCTCTTCGAGGCGATGCCGAACGTCTTCTTGTTCGATCGCTTCATGTTCGTCCACGGCGGCATCCCGAAGGACCGCGCGATCAAGGAGAAGTGGAAGGACCTCTCCTCCCTCAACGACGGCGACCTCCGCTTCCAGATGATGTGGAGCGATCCCTCGACCGCGGACGTCATCCCCGCCGACCTCCAGGACCAGGCCGCGCGCTTCGCGTTCGGCCGGATGCAGTTCCGCGCCTTCATGCAGCGCGTCGGGGCGAACACGATGATGCGCGGCCACGAGAAGATCATCGACGGCTTCCACGCGGTCTACGACGACGAGCTCGGCCGCCTCCTCACGCTCTTCTCCGCCGGCGGCAAGGACAACAACGACCTCCCCGCCGAGTCGGCGTACCGCGACGTCACGCCGATGGCCTGCACGATCACGCACGACGGCCAGACCGCGAACGTCGTCCCGTGGAGCCCGGACTGGCGCAGCTACAACGATCCCGAGCGCAACGCCTTCTTCAAGGTCGCGCCCGAGATCGAGCACGGCCGCGCCTAG